A part of Paenibacillus sp. 481 genomic DNA contains:
- a CDS encoding AI-2E family transporter, producing the protein MERLFKNKLFIYGIYVLLGLIIVYFLFQLKPLLSQVYLFMKTVLAPFFIAMIIAYVLNPVVTLLNERKVPRTMAVLLIYAVFIASITVILMNMIPMLLKQLQELNSQMPNLTVKAEKLVDGLNDSSIMPQSVRSGLNNWIYAFEEKMARGIADFMDNIGATINMLFIAMIVPFLIFYILKDFDVFERTIIAYVPKSHRKHMVMMLKDIDFALGNYIRGQFLVCVIIGVLAYIGYWMIGMPYALLLALFVAIFNIIPYLGPYFGAAPALIVASTISLKMLIFVAIVNTLCQIMEGNIISPQVVGRTLHMHPLVIIFALLVGGELAGVVGLILAVPFFAAMKVVLQHVFTYYIRRKTT; encoded by the coding sequence GTGGAGCGCTTATTTAAAAATAAACTATTCATTTATGGCATATATGTATTGCTTGGTCTAATCATCGTTTACTTTCTGTTTCAGTTAAAGCCGTTGCTCAGTCAAGTTTATTTGTTTATGAAAACGGTGCTCGCCCCCTTTTTTATTGCGATGATTATCGCTTACGTCTTAAATCCTGTCGTTACGCTGCTCAATGAACGAAAAGTGCCGCGCACGATGGCTGTGCTGCTCATTTATGCCGTATTTATCGCTTCGATAACGGTCATTTTAATGAATATGATTCCGATGCTGTTAAAGCAGCTTCAGGAACTCAATTCGCAAATGCCGAACTTGACGGTCAAAGCAGAGAAGTTAGTGGATGGTCTCAACGATTCATCTATCATGCCACAGTCGGTTCGTTCTGGGCTAAACAACTGGATTTACGCGTTCGAAGAGAAGATGGCACGAGGCATTGCCGATTTTATGGACAATATCGGGGCGACGATTAATATGTTGTTTATTGCGATGATCGTGCCGTTTCTTATTTTTTACATCCTTAAAGATTTCGACGTGTTTGAGCGCACGATTATTGCTTACGTGCCAAAATCGCACCGCAAACATATGGTTATGATGCTGAAGGACATTGATTTTGCACTTGGCAATTATATTCGCGGTCAATTTCTCGTCTGTGTCATTATCGGCGTACTCGCGTACATCGGTTATTGGATGATTGGAATGCCCTACGCGTTGTTGCTGGCGTTGTTTGTGGCGATTTTCAACATCATTCCGTATTTGGGCCCGTACTTTGGTGCGGCTCCAGCGCTTATCGTTGCCTCAACGATTTCGTTGAAAATGCTCATATTTGTAGCTATCGTCAATACGCTATGTCAAATCATGGAGGGGAATATTATTTCCCCTCAAGTCGTGGGGCGGACGCTGCATATGCACCCGCTCGTTATCATTTTTGCCCTGCTCGTTGGTGGCGAGTTGGCTGGCGTTGTTGGGTTAATTTTGGCCGTGCCTTTTTTCGCTGCGATGAAAGTTGTGCTTCAACATGTGTTTACGTATTATATTCGGCGCAAGACGACGTAA
- a CDS encoding PRC-barrel domain-containing protein: MKLLELIGLPVYDIVTGKRVSKVKDIWLSEQHCITHIELEGVSRFERVIRYVAWEDVTGCGEDAIMIVDNEAVQHSAEVFHERKFLHGGQHLKDLPVVTTEGIQVGWVADVYFQPNMGNQLISLEITDGLLSDLLEGRRRIDWTSQMTWGEDAIVVQEG; encoded by the coding sequence ATGAAGCTGCTAGAATTAATTGGTTTGCCTGTTTACGATATTGTGACTGGCAAGCGGGTGTCCAAGGTGAAAGATATTTGGTTGTCAGAACAACATTGCATCACCCATATTGAGCTTGAAGGGGTGTCCCGTTTTGAGCGCGTCATACGGTATGTAGCTTGGGAAGATGTGACGGGCTGTGGAGAGGATGCCATCATGATCGTGGACAACGAAGCTGTCCAACATTCAGCAGAGGTATTTCACGAACGAAAGTTCCTCCATGGTGGTCAGCATTTGAAAGATTTGCCTGTCGTCACAACGGAAGGCATTCAAGTGGGATGGGTAGCAGATGTTTATTTTCAGCCAAATATGGGTAACCAGTTAATAAGTCTAGAAATTACAGACGGGTTGCTATCCGACCTTCTGGAAGGTAGACGACGCATAGATTGGACCAGTCAAATGACTTGGGGTGAAGATGCTATCGTCGTGCAAGAAGGCTGA
- a CDS encoding hemolysin family protein: MSSGDPLPIGWGLLFIVLFVLMNSFFVAAEYALVKVRGSRIEALAQEGDLRAKLAQRVTNNVDGYLLACQLGITLASLGLGWIGARMLSLWLHDPLSALEADWAVVHTISVAIAIIIIAALHIVLGELAPKTLAGRRAEATAMWTVVPLMLFYKLMYPFIWLLNSMANLILRRTGVKHAGDHESAHTEAEIRSLVKESHKSGLIDNTELALMDNIFEFSETHAHEIMIPRTDMVCLYAIDSIEAIKQKAFREMHTRFPVCESDKDHILGFVHIKDLVKTSPDIMDVRDIIRPIMSVPDSMSISALLKLMQKKKMQMAILIDEYGGTAGLVTLEDIIEEIVGEIQDEFDEDRLQIEKRDDRNYSIDGMLLIEELNAYFGTAIVTEDYDTIGGWIYARLDAAPKIGQRVRVSDDYEFVVEETDHLRIVRLQVQRLSHFRLDEVAVSSAML; this comes from the coding sequence TTGAGTAGTGGTGATCCGTTACCGATAGGCTGGGGCCTACTGTTCATCGTGTTATTTGTGCTTATGAATAGCTTTTTTGTGGCAGCTGAGTACGCATTAGTCAAAGTTCGCGGCAGCCGCATCGAAGCTCTTGCTCAAGAGGGAGATCTGAGAGCTAAATTGGCACAACGCGTAACAAACAATGTAGACGGTTATTTATTAGCTTGTCAGTTAGGAATAACGTTGGCGTCACTTGGCTTAGGATGGATTGGAGCGCGTATGCTGTCGTTATGGCTGCATGATCCATTATCTGCGTTAGAAGCGGACTGGGCTGTCGTACACACGATATCGGTAGCTATCGCAATTATTATTATTGCTGCGCTGCATATTGTGCTGGGAGAGCTTGCACCCAAGACGTTAGCGGGGCGACGTGCAGAAGCAACCGCGATGTGGACTGTTGTGCCACTTATGTTGTTCTATAAACTGATGTATCCGTTTATTTGGTTGCTGAATAGTATGGCCAATCTCATTTTGCGCAGGACTGGCGTGAAACACGCTGGGGATCATGAGTCCGCGCATACAGAAGCAGAAATACGCAGCTTGGTGAAAGAAAGCCACAAGAGCGGATTAATTGATAACACTGAACTAGCATTAATGGATAACATATTTGAATTTTCGGAGACACACGCGCATGAAATTATGATTCCACGCACCGATATGGTATGTTTGTACGCTATTGATTCGATTGAGGCGATCAAGCAAAAAGCGTTTCGGGAAATGCATACTCGATTTCCTGTGTGTGAGTCGGACAAAGATCATATTCTCGGTTTTGTCCATATTAAGGACCTTGTGAAGACATCCCCAGATATAATGGACGTTCGTGATATTATCCGTCCGATTATGAGTGTTCCGGATTCGATGTCAATTAGCGCATTGCTTAAATTAATGCAAAAAAAGAAGATGCAAATGGCCATTCTCATTGATGAATATGGCGGTACGGCAGGACTAGTTACGCTGGAAGACATTATCGAGGAAATCGTCGGTGAAATACAAGACGAATTCGATGAGGATCGATTGCAAATTGAGAAGCGAGATGACAGGAATTACTCCATTGACGGCATGTTGCTTATTGAGGAATTGAATGCTTACTTCGGCACAGCGATTGTAACCGAAGATTATGATACAATTGGTGGTTGGATATATGCACGCTTAGACGCTGCGCCTAAAATTGGTCAACGCGTACGGGTAAGTGATGATTATGAATTTGTTGTGGAAGAAACCGATCATTTGCGCATTGTGCGCTTGCAAGTACAGCGCTTGAGTCATTTTAGATTAGATGAAGTTGCGGTCTCATCAGCGATGTTATAA
- the crcB gene encoding fluoride efflux transporter CrcB, translating into MSWLWVGLGGAVGAWCRYYIGIVALRRWNGDFPWGTWIINMLGSALLGFMFTVQLSLPQSIYLLMGIGFCGAFTTFSTFCYEAVVLIQRGKAKVAFLYVGSSTIIGFGVAYITYTVSG; encoded by the coding sequence ATGAGCTGGCTATGGGTTGGACTAGGTGGGGCTGTCGGTGCGTGGTGTCGTTATTATATAGGCATCGTTGCCCTAAGACGTTGGAACGGTGACTTTCCTTGGGGTACTTGGATCATTAATATGTTGGGTTCTGCGTTGCTAGGTTTTATGTTTACTGTACAACTTTCATTACCTCAATCTATATATCTACTAATGGGCATAGGTTTTTGCGGTGCCTTTACGACCTTCTCTACCTTTTGTTACGAAGCGGTAGTGCTGATCCAGCGTGGAAAAGCAAAGGTCGCCTTTTTATATGTCGGAAGCAGTACGATTATTGGATTTGGTGTGGCTTATATTACCTACACGGTAAGCGGTTAG
- a CDS encoding ArsR/SmtB family transcription factor has product MNDFMGKNLEADVLERVSQTFKALGDPTRIRILTLLAREECAVNQIAETLQLSQSAVSHQLKTLRAYRFVRYRREGQNILYACDDLHIIGLLSEAIRHAEEEGV; this is encoded by the coding sequence ATGAATGATTTTATGGGAAAAAACTTGGAGGCTGACGTGCTTGAGCGGGTGTCACAAACGTTTAAAGCGTTGGGTGATCCGACGAGAATCCGAATTTTAACTTTGCTGGCACGGGAAGAGTGTGCGGTTAATCAAATTGCTGAAACCTTGCAATTGTCGCAGTCTGCGGTGTCACATCAATTGAAAACGCTCCGTGCGTATCGCTTTGTACGTTATCGTCGAGAAGGGCAGAACATTTTGTACGCTTGTGATGACTTACACATAATCGGACTGTTATCCGAAGCGATTCGTCATGCAGAAGAGGAAGGCGTTTAA
- a CDS encoding cupin — protein MQFFTFSKDSGKPVTRYDSQFVMSRIVRTDAATHIGCMHLDANDIIGYHQAVVPQLLLVMNGEGYVRGEKEEYVHVQAGDAVFWDKDEWHETKTSHGLTAIVIESEQLTPSVFMPVKK, from the coding sequence ATGCAATTTTTCACTTTCAGCAAAGATAGCGGTAAACCTGTTACCCGTTATGATTCCCAATTTGTTATGTCTCGTATTGTTCGAACGGATGCTGCAACGCATATTGGATGTATGCATTTAGATGCGAACGACATCATTGGTTATCACCAAGCCGTCGTCCCTCAACTTCTGTTAGTCATGAATGGCGAAGGATACGTAAGGGGCGAAAAGGAAGAGTACGTTCATGTACAGGCTGGAGACGCCGTCTTTTGGGATAAAGACGAATGGCATGAAACGAAGACCAGTCATGGACTAACTGCCATCGTTATTGAAAGTGAACAATTAACACCCTCTGTATTTATGCCTGTAAAAAAGTAA
- the cymR gene encoding cysteine metabolism transcriptional regulator CymR, with protein sequence MKISTKGRYGLTIMMELARSFGEGPTSLKSIAERNNLSEHYLEQLIAPLRNAGLVKSIRGAYGGYILAREPETVSAGDVIRVLEGPISPVDFTEEDDPAKRDLWLRIRDSIAQVLDTTTLADLIHFKGEGSLNSYMFYI encoded by the coding sequence ATGAAGATTTCAACGAAAGGCCGTTACGGCTTAACGATTATGATGGAATTGGCAAGGAGCTTTGGTGAAGGACCGACTTCTTTGAAAAGTATTGCCGAGCGTAACAACTTATCTGAGCATTATTTGGAGCAACTTATCGCTCCGCTGCGTAACGCAGGGCTTGTAAAAAGTATTCGCGGCGCTTACGGCGGTTATATTTTGGCTCGCGAGCCGGAAACTGTATCCGCAGGCGACGTGATTCGCGTGCTTGAAGGGCCGATCTCACCAGTTGACTTTACCGAAGAGGATGATCCGGCAAAGCGCGATTTGTGGCTGCGTATTCGTGACAGCATTGCGCAAGTGCTGGATACGACGACGTTGGCAGACCTGATTCATTTTAAAGGCGAAGGCAGCCTTAATAGCTACATGTTCTATATTTAA
- the mnmA gene encoding tRNA 2-thiouridine(34) synthase MnmA — translation MTKSNADTRVVVGMSGGVDSSVTALLLKQQGYDVIGIFMKNWDDTDEFGHCTAEEDAEDVRRVCEHIGIPYYTVNFEKEYFDKVFSYFLDEYRRGRTPNPDVMCNREIKFGEFLQKALDLGADYLATGHYARVTSDNGAFKLLRGIDQNKDQTYFLNALNQEQLSKAMFPIGHLPKPEVRRIAEEAGLPTAKKKDSTGVCFIGERNFKQFLSQFLPAQPGNMVDIRSGEVKGRHDGLMYYTLGQRQGLGIGGSGTGEPWFVVDKDLTDNVLHVVQGDDHPSIYSTGLLAGRMNWIAGEMPAGPIRCTAKFRYRQPDQGVTLQRNADGTVEVTFDVNQRAVTPGQAVVFYDGETCLGGGTIDAVRKLQA, via the coding sequence ATGACAAAATCGAACGCAGACACTCGCGTCGTCGTCGGCATGTCAGGCGGTGTCGATTCTTCCGTTACCGCGCTCCTGCTGAAGCAACAGGGCTATGACGTGATCGGCATCTTTATGAAAAACTGGGATGATACAGACGAATTCGGCCACTGTACAGCAGAGGAAGATGCAGAAGACGTACGTCGCGTATGCGAGCATATCGGCATTCCTTATTATACGGTTAATTTCGAGAAGGAATATTTTGATAAAGTGTTCTCTTACTTCTTAGACGAATACCGTCGCGGACGCACACCGAACCCGGATGTCATGTGCAATCGCGAAATCAAGTTCGGTGAATTTTTGCAAAAAGCGCTTGATCTCGGCGCCGATTACTTGGCGACAGGACATTATGCGCGGGTAACGAGCGACAATGGAGCTTTCAAGCTTTTACGCGGGATTGACCAGAATAAAGACCAGACGTATTTCCTAAACGCGCTCAATCAGGAACAATTGTCCAAAGCCATGTTCCCGATCGGCCATTTGCCGAAGCCGGAAGTGCGTCGTATTGCAGAAGAAGCTGGATTGCCTACGGCGAAGAAAAAAGACAGCACAGGCGTATGCTTTATCGGCGAGCGCAACTTCAAGCAATTTTTGAGTCAGTTCTTGCCTGCACAGCCGGGCAATATGGTTGACATTCGTTCAGGCGAAGTGAAGGGCCGTCACGACGGACTGATGTACTATACGCTAGGACAGCGTCAAGGCTTGGGCATCGGCGGCTCTGGCACAGGCGAGCCGTGGTTCGTGGTCGATAAGGACTTGACGGACAACGTGTTGCACGTGGTCCAAGGCGACGACCACCCGAGCATTTATTCCACGGGCTTGCTTGCTGGCCGTATGAATTGGATTGCAGGCGAGATGCCAGCAGGCCCGATTCGCTGCACAGCGAAGTTCCGCTATCGTCAGCCTGATCAAGGCGTGACGCTGCAACGCAACGCCGACGGTACGGTTGAAGTCACGTTTGACGTCAATCAGCGTGCGGTGACGCCAGGTCAAGCGGTCGTATTTTACGACGGCGAAACATGCTTAGGCGGCGGCACTATTGATGCCGTGCGTAAATTGCAAGCTTAG
- the nrdG gene encoding anaerobic ribonucleoside-triphosphate reductase activating protein, with product MRVLSIVHDSVVDGEGLRSVVFFSGCPHRCFCCHNPQSWRFEQGTAMTVEEVFQALMSNPLCEVTLSGGEPFMQAKQVKVLAQRLKQAGKHIWAYSGYTVEQLLSGTVHQQELLRYIDVLVDGPFRLERKVPGLRFRGSDNQRIWMLQEGKPSGLIFS from the coding sequence TTGCGCGTCCTCTCGATCGTACATGATAGCGTTGTGGACGGTGAGGGCTTACGCAGCGTTGTCTTTTTTAGCGGCTGCCCGCATCGCTGCTTCTGTTGTCACAACCCACAATCTTGGCGGTTTGAACAAGGAACCGCGATGACGGTAGAAGAGGTGTTCCAAGCGCTTATGTCCAATCCGCTGTGTGAGGTTACGCTATCTGGCGGAGAGCCATTTATGCAAGCTAAGCAGGTTAAAGTACTCGCACAGCGTCTCAAGCAAGCGGGTAAGCATATTTGGGCGTATAGCGGCTACACGGTGGAGCAATTATTATCAGGCACAGTGCACCAGCAAGAGCTGCTTCGCTATATAGATGTGCTGGTGGACGGGCCATTTCGGCTGGAGCGCAAAGTTCCAGGCTTACGATTTCGCGGCAGTGACAATCAACGGATATGGATGTTGCAAGAAGGTAAACCAAGCGGGTTAATTTTTTCTTAG
- a CDS encoding cysteine desulfurase family protein, which translates to MERINFDHAATTPLHPAVIDVMVASMRDVYGNPSSVHAAGREAKLALNQARDRIAARLGCKPQELIFTSGGSESDNTALYGVAMAAWLKSGKQVKPHLVTTQIEHHAVLHACERLERLGFEVTYVAPDEFGQVQADDIVAALQPNTCLVSVMYGNNEVGTLQPIEQIGARVRERGVLMHTDAVQALGLVPLHLASLPIDFASFSAHKINGPKGVGLLYARTGAAWDPYLYGGNQERKRRAGTENVAGIVGFAEAVELATSDAESAAKIELLGQIRHTLWTELCAQLGAHVVLNGHPEQGLPHILNVSFSGVPTESLLMNLDMEGILAASGSACTSGSLEVSHVLQAMRLDHERARTAVRFSFGLGNTIEQAQFAAHQIATIVTRVRTRR; encoded by the coding sequence ATGGAACGGATCAACTTTGACCATGCAGCGACGACACCGCTTCATCCAGCTGTCATCGACGTGATGGTAGCCAGCATGCGTGATGTATACGGAAATCCGTCCAGCGTGCACGCGGCTGGACGGGAAGCAAAGCTTGCGCTTAATCAGGCGCGCGACCGAATTGCGGCGCGTTTAGGCTGCAAGCCGCAGGAACTTATTTTTACGAGTGGCGGCTCGGAAAGCGACAATACGGCGCTGTATGGCGTGGCTATGGCAGCTTGGCTCAAATCGGGCAAGCAGGTGAAGCCGCATCTCGTGACGACTCAAATCGAGCATCATGCCGTGCTGCACGCGTGTGAGCGCTTGGAGCGTCTTGGCTTTGAAGTGACTTACGTTGCACCGGATGAGTTCGGGCAAGTTCAGGCAGACGACATTGTTGCAGCATTGCAACCGAATACGTGCTTAGTGAGTGTCATGTATGGGAACAACGAAGTTGGAACCTTGCAGCCGATTGAGCAGATCGGGGCACGCGTTCGTGAGCGTGGCGTCCTTATGCATACGGACGCGGTACAAGCTTTAGGGTTGGTGCCTTTGCATCTTGCGTCACTGCCTATTGATTTTGCCAGCTTCTCTGCACACAAAATTAACGGCCCTAAAGGTGTGGGCCTGTTATATGCACGTACGGGTGCTGCGTGGGACCCGTATTTGTACGGTGGAAATCAAGAGCGCAAGCGCCGCGCGGGCACGGAAAATGTAGCGGGCATCGTCGGCTTCGCAGAGGCGGTAGAGCTTGCAACTAGTGATGCCGAGTCCGCAGCGAAAATAGAGCTGCTGGGCCAAATTCGCCATACGCTCTGGACGGAACTATGTGCACAGCTCGGTGCTCATGTCGTGCTGAACGGGCACCCCGAGCAAGGCTTGCCGCACATTTTAAACGTTAGCTTTAGCGGTGTGCCGACCGAATCGCTACTTATGAATTTGGACATGGAAGGCATATTGGCGGCAAGCGGCTCAGCGTGTACGTCAGGATCGCTTGAAGTGTCGCACGTGCTGCAAGCGATGCGACTTGATCATGAACGTGCTCGCACGGCTGTTCGATTCAGCTTCGGTTTGGGCAATACTATAGAACAGGCACAATTTGCCGCTCACCAAATTGCAACCATCGTAACACGCGTTCGTACTAGACGATAA
- the crcB gene encoding fluoride efflux transporter CrcB — protein MRSSVRPPVEQDLNGADRAARVPLGLLVVIGGFLGAVLRYGISLMMPWEATAGFPWSTWIVNMVGSGFLSWLYAWLHMRPDVAPVWKSLLGTGVAGAFTTFSTFSMESVLLVEQGLVDIALLYVAASLLGGLLCAWIGFLCGSRRTSRSTSKNKGETR, from the coding sequence ATGCGTAGTTCCGTCCGGCCTCCAGTTGAGCAAGATTTAAATGGTGCAGATCGTGCGGCTAGAGTGCCGCTCGGTCTGCTCGTTGTAATCGGCGGGTTTCTCGGAGCTGTGCTGCGTTACGGCATTTCACTTATGATGCCGTGGGAAGCGACAGCGGGATTTCCGTGGAGCACTTGGATCGTGAACATGGTGGGCAGTGGTTTCCTAAGCTGGTTGTATGCTTGGTTGCATATGCGCCCAGATGTAGCACCTGTATGGAAGTCGTTGTTAGGGACTGGGGTAGCTGGCGCATTTACGACCTTTTCTACCTTTTCAATGGAATCGGTATTGCTCGTTGAACAGGGGCTAGTGGATATCGCATTGTTGTACGTAGCTGCGAGTCTTCTAGGAGGGCTTCTATGTGCTTGGATAGGCTTTCTGTGTGGTTCTAGACGAACTAGCCGTTCTACGTCAAAAAACAAGGGAGAAACCCGATGA
- a CDS encoding anaerobic ribonucleoside triphosphate reductase, producing the protein MSLIPIQPLEQLTASLDEIVVGDNHDVMQENANVDSRSPMGMMGKMASESARWYAVQHLLTPEAREAIEQNIMYPHDLDFYASGTTTCCQISLAKLLASGFNTGHGHMRQPQDIKSALALASIILQANQNQQHGGQAYPTFDYDVAPYVRRTFERHRRYLSGLPLGAQFAVEQEAWKLTERDVYQACEAFIHNANSMHSRGGGQVPFISINYGTDTSVEGRMLVRQLLLATQAGLGKGETPIFPIQIFKLKDGVNFQPEDPNYDLYLLALETTAERLFPNFAFLDAPFNAQYDDGTPESEACYMGCRTRVMGNVNGKETPLGRGNLSFTSLNLVRLALLTGSEAGFFLRLDELLSIAVRQLLTRYEYQASKRARDFSFLMQQGVWRGGEQLRPEDELREILKQGTLSVGFIGLAEALVVLTGKHHGQSDDAWQLGMRIVQHMRRRMDEAMHATGMNFSLIATPAEGLSGKFTKRDRRDFGTIMNVTDRDYYTNSFHIPVYAKSLAYDKIRLEAPFHELCNAGHITYVELDGSAKANPQALDKLVRTMAAHGIGYGSINHPIDRCRACGHHDTIEQRCPVCGAGEHEIERIRRITGYLVGDMNKWNSAKRAEEAERVKHG; encoded by the coding sequence GTGTCATTAATACCGATCCAGCCATTAGAGCAGTTGACTGCATCGTTGGACGAAATTGTCGTAGGCGACAACCATGATGTGATGCAGGAAAACGCAAACGTTGACAGCAGGTCGCCAATGGGAATGATGGGCAAAATGGCTAGTGAAAGTGCGCGCTGGTATGCCGTGCAGCACTTGCTTACGCCTGAAGCACGTGAAGCCATCGAGCAAAATATAATGTATCCGCACGATCTCGATTTTTACGCTTCCGGCACGACGACTTGCTGCCAGATTTCGCTCGCCAAGCTGCTCGCGAGCGGCTTTAACACAGGTCATGGGCATATGCGTCAGCCGCAAGACATCAAGAGTGCGCTTGCACTCGCCTCGATTATTTTACAGGCGAATCAAAATCAGCAGCACGGCGGTCAGGCTTACCCGACGTTTGATTATGATGTGGCGCCGTATGTGCGGCGCACGTTTGAGCGTCATAGACGCTACTTAAGCGGGTTGCCGCTAGGCGCACAATTTGCTGTCGAGCAGGAGGCTTGGAAATTGACCGAGCGCGACGTCTATCAGGCGTGCGAGGCATTTATCCACAACGCTAACTCGATGCACTCGCGCGGTGGTGGTCAGGTGCCGTTTATTTCGATTAATTACGGCACCGACACGTCAGTTGAAGGACGGATGCTTGTCCGTCAACTGCTGCTTGCGACGCAGGCGGGTCTTGGCAAAGGGGAGACACCGATATTTCCGATTCAAATCTTTAAGCTGAAGGACGGAGTCAATTTTCAACCTGAAGACCCGAATTACGATCTATATTTACTCGCGCTAGAAACGACAGCCGAAAGGTTGTTTCCGAACTTCGCATTTCTCGACGCACCATTCAATGCGCAGTACGATGACGGTACACCAGAGAGCGAAGCTTGCTATATGGGCTGCCGTACCCGTGTCATGGGAAATGTAAACGGCAAAGAAACACCACTCGGCAGAGGCAACCTGTCTTTCACCTCGCTGAATCTAGTTCGACTTGCGCTGCTCACGGGTAGCGAGGCGGGCTTTTTCCTCCGCTTGGATGAGCTGCTCAGCATCGCCGTGCGTCAATTGCTGACGCGCTATGAGTATCAAGCTAGCAAGCGGGCACGTGACTTTTCGTTTTTGATGCAGCAGGGGGTGTGGCGTGGTGGCGAGCAGTTGCGGCCAGAAGATGAGCTGCGTGAGATATTAAAGCAGGGCACGCTTAGCGTTGGCTTTATCGGGCTCGCGGAAGCGCTTGTCGTGCTGACCGGTAAACATCACGGCCAGTCAGATGATGCTTGGCAACTAGGCATGCGCATCGTTCAACATATGAGACGCCGCATGGATGAGGCGATGCATGCGACAGGAATGAACTTTTCGTTAATCGCGACTCCCGCGGAAGGGTTGTCTGGTAAGTTTACGAAGCGGGATCGTCGTGATTTCGGAACGATTATGAATGTCACCGACCGCGACTATTACACGAATTCGTTTCATATTCCGGTCTACGCTAAATCACTCGCCTACGACAAAATTCGGTTGGAAGCACCGTTTCACGAGCTGTGCAATGCGGGACACATTACGTATGTCGAGCTGGACGGCAGCGCCAAGGCGAACCCGCAAGCGCTGGACAAACTTGTGCGCACGATGGCAGCTCACGGCATCGGCTACGGCTCAATCAATCATCCGATCGATCGCTGCCGCGCATGCGGCCACCACGATACGATCGAGCAGCGCTGCCCCGTCTGTGGAGCCGGAGAGCACGAGATCGAGCGCATCCGCCGCATTACTGGTTACTTAGTTGGCGATATGAACAAATGGAACTCTGCCAAGCGCGCAGAAGAAGCAGAGCGGGTGAAGCACGGATGA
- a CDS encoding PCYCGC domain-containing protein has translation MATQARTSKLVCVFLLGISIVFLSACQSSQNESTNESTSTESAHGHHQDQLMTNGDLRQWTASKDELPSFLDEQRDEIKLIYRLAAQEAELLQSMPCYCGCGDSAGHKSNLNCFVAQINEKNEIEWDDHGTRCGVCLDIAVEASKLKRDGKSASDIRKIIDNKYNEGFAKPTPTPFPKV, from the coding sequence ATGGCAACTCAAGCACGTACTTCTAAGCTAGTCTGCGTATTTTTGCTCGGAATAAGTATCGTATTTCTATCTGCCTGCCAATCGTCGCAAAATGAATCCACAAATGAATCAACATCAACAGAATCAGCGCATGGCCATCACCAAGATCAGCTGATGACAAATGGGGATCTCCGACAATGGACAGCATCTAAGGACGAGCTACCCTCCTTTTTAGACGAGCAACGGGATGAAATTAAGTTGATTTATCGTTTGGCTGCACAAGAAGCTGAATTGTTACAATCGATGCCGTGCTATTGCGGTTGCGGAGATAGTGCTGGACATAAGAGTAATTTGAACTGCTTTGTGGCTCAAATTAACGAGAAGAACGAAATCGAATGGGATGACCATGGGACGAGATGTGGCGTTTGTTTGGATATTGCAGTCGAAGCTTCAAAGTTGAAACGGGATGGGAAATCGGCATCCGACATTCGTAAGATTATCGACAACAAATACAATGAGGGCTTTGCGAAGCCAACGCCGACGCCATTCCCAAAAGTGTAG